A window of Polaromonas hydrogenivorans contains these coding sequences:
- a CDS encoding response regulator: MANILVVDDELGIRDLLSEILNDEGHQVDLAENASQARAARALARPDLVLLDIWMPDTDGVTLLKEWSSTGLLTMPVIMMSGHATIDTAVEATKIGAMAFLEKPITLQKLLKAVEQGLARTLTRPSIPLKMAVPMTDFVPEAIVAGGILAVSSDRSPQATQSFMLEKPLRDARDEFEKAYFEFHLAKEGGSMTRVAEKTGLERTHLYRKLKQLGVDLTRGKRGL; this comes from the coding sequence ATGGCAAATATTCTGGTGGTCGATGACGAGCTGGGCATACGCGACCTTCTCTCAGAAATTCTCAATGATGAGGGGCATCAGGTCGATCTGGCTGAAAATGCCTCTCAAGCCCGCGCCGCCCGGGCGCTGGCCCGGCCCGACCTGGTGCTGCTCGACATCTGGATGCCCGACACCGATGGCGTCACCTTGCTCAAGGAGTGGTCGTCCACCGGCCTGCTGACCATGCCGGTCATCATGATGAGCGGCCATGCAACCATCGACACGGCGGTCGAAGCCACCAAAATCGGCGCCATGGCTTTCCTGGAAAAGCCGATCACGCTGCAAAAACTGCTCAAAGCCGTTGAGCAAGGCCTGGCCCGAACTCTCACCCGGCCGTCCATCCCCCTCAAGATGGCGGTGCCCATGACCGATTTCGTACCGGAAGCCATCGTGGCGGGTGGCATTCTGGCCGTTTCCTCAGACAGGAGCCCTCAGGCCACCCAGAGTTTCATGCTGGAAAAACCGCTGCGCGATGCGCGTGACGAGTTTGAAAAAGCGTACTTCGAATTTCACCTGGCCAAGGAAGGCGGCTCCATGACCCGCGTTGCCGAAAAAACCGGCCTGGAGCGGACCCATCTGTACCGAAAACTGAAGCAGCTGGGTGTTGACCTGACGCGCGGCAAGCGCGGCCTGTGA